The Lytechinus pictus isolate F3 Inbred chromosome 14, Lp3.0, whole genome shotgun sequence genomic sequence GCGgcggcagggagaacaatttgtttttttttaagcagaaagctgtgatgataggggagaatgaaataaatagataaaaataataagaacaaaacaacaacaaaacaatttgtaagatgttcatgcaattgtaTCATCGGAGCACATGACGGCGGAGCAATAGActgcggagcaattgtcgtgaAGCAAATGTCGTATAAttggagcaattttcggcggagcaattatcggcggagcaattatcggcggagcaaatatcggcggagcaattgtcggcggagcaattatcggcggagcaactgtcggcggagcaaatatcggcggagcagatgtcgacggagcaaatatcggcggagcaagtgtcgacggagcaaatatcggcggagcaagtgttaacggagcaaatgtcggcggagcaactgtccggagcaattgtcggcggagcaattgtcgtattttgcgttgcaattgtcggcggagcagatgtcggcggagcaattgtcatggaaccctttTTCTACCCGCCCTCTACCAGGGCACTGTCTATTAAAACGGGGCtttagaatcagtgttagatgacGAATCATttgcatacacttttgtcaatcagttATATAGAATAACAAATCTTGGTTTCGGCCGAATGAATGCTTTTTTACCTTCTTGTTGCAATTGGGCGTGTGAGACCttcatctggggcccgtttaaTAAAAtctgttataataacaaatttgcaataacaattaaaagctactgaaatcattcactCCGATTGGCTGATaaaaaatttgttatagaaagtGTACATTTGTTATTCTAaccagttttttttataaaacggGGACCGGAACTCACCTGGTCGCAGAACACGAACTATCTCAGTGTAAGGTGAAATGTCGCCACCGGCCCCACCCTTTCCAAAGACGCCTGACGAAACGACTGCTTCAAAATAATCTGTAAAGATATCAAATATTCACTCCAGAGGAGATGCCAGGACAATTTCAATAGGGAGAGGGGAGAGGGAGgagggggaagggagagggaggaGGACGATCAACAGGTTACGTCTTGATTTGtctcaatcaaaataattacAGAAGCATTATACTTACACGTCCAAGACCTCttctttttatattgttattctccgttctttcttttctcccctttctctctgtcttttttttgggggggggagttggCTTTTCATTACTTAAAAAACATAAGGGAGGTGGTCTCCACTTGCCTTCCTGgttaaatcaattaaaaaaacataaaaaaaaaaacattgcaggAAGGGAAACTTGAATAGTTGATTAAAGAACATATACATACGCTCACATTCAGACAAAGTTATGCTCATGCGTCAAtgtttattttgacaaaaatcattaacattttctttttcttgatgCCGTGCTTAACAATATCAAGGCAATATCCTTCCACAAACTTGTctgttcatgaatattaaaaaagtaGCACATTTCAATCTACAACTATTaatcaatcaaaatttgtatgtttgtaTATCGAATGAAACGATTACATCTATTATTAAACTGCTTAGAAACCTATCAAAATATGTTatggtgatggtagctcgagctaaagccggtgtaataatagcagcgctttgtatcctctggcaaaaagcgctttattattattaccaaaagTGGCATCGACGCCAACTTTGTTGATATATATTTCCTCTTTATTATTTAGCTTTATGATAGAAACTGatgtaaatttaaatatttttctttgttatactttgaaattaaagagcTTGCAATAATAATTCTGGATTTGATAAAAACATACAGCCCATAAATAAATCTTCgaattcgaaaaaaaaaaaaattcgttgGTTTAAATCAGAGAGCAGGGGAGacattaaaatatcatcatcagcctcataatcatcattatcatcgtcgtcgtcatcatcatcgtcattatcataatcatcgtcattgccatcatcatcacaccttcATTGCGTCGCCAACACTTCTCCAAACACCACGTTAtatgcactctaaaaacactgagtaaaattttacccagtattgggtaaaaagggaacatgcatgtttgctggatattatttttaccccatattgggctattttaacgcaacattgcgtaaaatttacaatatatatatatctttttacccgaccaacatgcatgtttccGTTTTAGCAAAtgttgggtaaacctttttttttagagtgtagctATAACTGATACCACTATTACTGATCATGCTAATAACATTATTAGGCTACAATATACTAGTACTTATATCCAACTTATATCCAACACATTAAAACAGTAAACATTTGTTTGAAAGACTATATAAGTTTATTAATACAAACTAAATATCATATATCTACTATACAACGAAAAGATTGAAACTgtaaaaaatgtgccccccacacacacattatGTCTTTATTTTGTGGCGAGATATACTTCTCTCATAAGTGGGTAACATTATGTACTCTTTGACACATAATACTGAGTATTTCTTTCAAGAAAAATTCAAACCCCAGGTATATACTCTTGAATCAAGAGTATATACCTGGGGtttgaatttttaattaaattagATTTAGACCAATGTAATATCTGTACACCACGAGCTATCCTGCTTGTTAGTTAATCAAGTATTTGCAATGTTCTTCTAGCTTACACTTCCAAAAATATGGTCgtcaataaattaaaaaaaacatgaatatgtgtactaaattttattcaaaacgcatttaacatgtttaaatcaAAACGATATTGTACCAACCCCGTGAATGTCGATGcataaaatttggcaaaaaagacgtcaaaattattatcatatgaacaTATTCATAACTAGAATTCGGTTGATAATCGTCACTCGATTCGCTTGCCACTGTAAAATCATTTCTTGTTGCTGAGGTATTGTTCCCTCCATTTGAAGATTTCATCGAAGACTTCGTTGAAGATGGGATTGAGTTTGTCAGTGACGCGATCCACGTAGGCCTTCAGGTTCTCATTGCCCTCGGTCACGTGACGTCCACTCACTGTGTTCTGTATCATCTGggataaagatgaagaaataaaagattttttttaaaataaacatgGAACCTTAACTTCTTTACCCTTTcatctatgaggcgccgaatgtaccaatattatatagaacaattacactttttgatatttctacgaagacgaagttatatagaaaatgaagaatattacaatcagaccatatccctagaaaattgcttcaagaaatgtcattatgaagaggaaatggacaaaaatttgtgaagaaaaatcacgaaaaaggaaatcgcatcatgaatattcatatcatgggcggtcccacatttgcatgttatagcgagttttccattatttaataaataatggcattatttaataaataatggcattatttaataaataatggttatttgtatataaataatgattatttgtatataatggcaaactgtaaaaattgtttataaataatgattaatgggatattgaaacaaaattattatttataaataatgaagtagatatttcattatttaacaaataatctttatttataaataatggaaaactcgaacattaaataatgattatttataaataatgagaataatggtgcactcgaaaaaattatttataaataatgaagtagacgttttcattatttaacaaataatcattatttataaataatggaaaactcaacaaattatttataaataatgaaaaacaaataatcattatttataaataatgaaaaacaaataatcattatttgtaaataatgaaaaacaaataatcattatttataaataatgaaaaaccaattatcattatttataaataatgaaaaacaaataatcattatttataaataatgaaaaacaaataatcattatttgtaaataatgaaaaacaaataatcattatttataaataatgaaaaacaaataatcattatttataaataatgaaaaacaaataatcattatttgtaaataatgaaaaacaaataatcattatttataaataatgaaaaacaactaatcattatttataaataatgaaaaacaaataatcattatttataaataatggaatgtcgaactattattatttacaaataatgaagtattactttgaattatatataaataattagaaatgatattttatataatagtagttatttacaaataaaatgtaaattatatataaataatagttattatttaataaataatgattatataacaaataattgttctatataatattggtacattcggcgcctcatattcATCTACAGAAGTATCCAAAATTTGATTACCAAAACAATTTTTCTTTCGGTGGAAAAAAATCTTGATCAAAGCAAGACCAACAGAACAcgtcaaaactaaaaaaaaatcaaagattttcGTGTAAGTGTAGCACCCTTTTGGTGCTACATAGTATTTTATATGTAGTGAAAAGGATAAAGACCTTGTaataattacccccccccccccttgtatgGATATGGATATTGAACATCCATAACTGGATGGTCAGAGCAGAGAGTTTTTATGACCTCTGTACAGACTGAGAGAGAGTGAGCGAAAGAGAGAGCCAATGGTCAGTTCTGGCTAGTGTGAGTCAGGGTCTGGTGGTCATTATTCTCAGAAATAATGACGTGAATGACATGAATGACGTAGAAGTATTTTGGGGAAATGTTGATGGACTCTTCCATCTTTGCTACCCTAAAGGGGTTAGCAATTATTGTTTACTGGTTTTTGTTTGTTAAAAGAGATGACCAAGGATAAAAAAGTATTACTAGTTATAAATATACACACCCCTTTTCAAAAATAATGGTACTGTCGAAAATACCTTTATATAGAAGTTCTGGAGGCATCTTCTTCACAACTTTCGAGATGGAGAGGAAACATCCTCCATAGAGTTACTATCATGTAACTTCTCTTTTTCCTGATTCTCAGGTAAGATCCTAAAGTCATCCTATATTTCAGTACtgtatttgatatcaaattgatTGCTTGTTATACAAAGTTTTTAAGATTATTGGATAATTGATCTTATAAATTTAATATTCGATTTAAAGTTATTTGTCCACAATTGTCTTTTACACATTTGGCTTATTATCAATTTTTGATTGAATAATATGTAAAGTTTAGTTTTATATATCTGATGATAGATATTGTTCTATAATCTACATCTTATTGAATGttttaatttcttataattGCTACTAACCATCTTTGATTATTGTTCATGGTAAAGCACTTGTTATTTATGATTGTCTAGCAGCGCGAGCATGGTGCGAGTTTTATAGTTGAGCCTTTTGAACTTTGCGAATTACAAATTTTAAGCAAGTCGCGAATCCAAAAACAACTGAACGGTATTATTCTGGTCAAGCGGATAGGCTGAGTTCCCTATCTTGCCGCGTTAATACCGTGCGGACTCTAATGTATCTGATTAAAGACTTTCCTGAATATCAGTGTGCTAAACCATTctatttcattattgatttgATATGTTATTGTAAAATGAATTACTAATCCTAGTTGAAATTATTTGAGATGAAGTTTGATTTTTGATATTTAGTATAAGAAATGATTAATCATGTTTTGATTAAAATGAATACACAACTTTCGAGATGGAGAGGAAACATCCTCCATAGAGTTACTATCATGTAACTTCTCTTTTTCCTGATTCTCAGGTCACTGGTCTTCTGACCATGAACGGCATCCACATTTTACTTCTTTCTGCACTGAGACCCTCAATGTTATGTTAGTTTCAATGTCATTAAGGTAGTCTTAATATCAGTAGTTGTTCGACAACTTGTTTTAAAGTAATGTTGAGATAAATTTTAAGTATCATTTTGAACTATATGTTCATACCCGTTCGGATAATTATGTAACCAAGAGTTACACCATATTTTTATAACTGTAAATATCATGTATATAATGTTCATTTGTTAGATTAGAATTAAAGGAACATATATCCTTTATATAATGTGTATgtaattactttattttatcgGGTTTTATTAATTTACATTAGTTAATAACATAGAGTGAATGTTGTTGATTGATGGTGTTTGATTATGTGATGTGTGATTAttacaaagtaaaataattacAACCATAtagttttatttaatttctacCTCCGTAGACGGACAGGGTGGGGATTCTTCGTATAAAAATCCTTCCGCTGCGCTGTTGTTATTGTCAAGTAAAAGATCCTCCCCCACCCAAAACGGTCCCGTGCTACATAAGCAATTAGAACAATAACTCTAAGTGACTTGAACGAAGAAATTCCCTTAATTGATACTCTACCCAAGTGTATACAAACCCCAAAGGCTGTAAGTATAGAAACGTAAAACTGGAAGCATTTTGTCCCGGtcaatattcatacattcataagTAATTTTCGTAACAAACGTTTGATTGCTCCGCATATTGATGTAATCTACATTACAAACAACCCTAGACACTAGACAGTGATATGATAAAACCCGAAGTATTTTGCTAAGACGGCGACGACGCTTGTCTGCTAGAAATGCCCCTTTCTGGACGCAGGTGCGTAGCAGGCCAAGCGGaaagtgacccccccccccgcagaaattacaaaaaagaaaattgctGCTACTTTAAGATCTATCAGTCATTACCTCGCTTACGAACATGATATCGGCGAAGCTGACTTCACCCCCAATGATGAAGGGTTTACCGGCAAGGAAAACTCTCTCAAAGTCTGCCAAAGCATTTCTCATTACTTTCTCCTCGTCTTTCATCTTCTCTGGGGAAACTGGTTGTCCGGTGAACATCGGCGTCAAAACCTGTAGTACAATAAAGAGCAGTTTCTGATATTGATTCAAGCAATGATTAATATGGACATTCAATTCACTCAACACTGTATTTTACAATATCCCATCGTTGATCATCCACCGCAAAACGAACGCATAAAGCCCGCCACACACTTTGCGATTCGACTACCACTGCCCGATTCTTACTTTTTTTCCTCAAATCTCATTTTCATTAGATATAAAAgttaaattagaaagtcaaaaggggcctaagctttcgatcctagcagaatcttcgtcggaggcaaaaaaaaagacCTCGCAGATCTTTGAAAGTTCGTTGAAAGACCTTTAaaagatcaagcaagtttcatggtcttacagcagtctttccctttgatggactataaaatacccccaaaatgtctcttttttttgcctccgacgaagattctgctaggatcgaaagcttaggccccttttgactttctaatttactccattggctctcttttattagataagcagttttcagcagcttctttttgccataaAAGTTAAATGGGTAAAGTTATCCTTTTAAAACTGGGGAATAATATAGGAATaaaggaataataaaatcaaatattctGTTTTGCCACAAGCATTATGGTCGGAGCATAGTCAAAATCGGCGTCAAATCGCAGCCGATGACAAGATTTCTATGACGTCACTacagtttggaatcaaatttTGCTCTTTATAAGGAAAACTTGCAATAGCCTGGAGATTGTATTTAACTACTAGTATCATATCACAATGCAATCGGAAGATTGGAATGTTATTATCAAATGCTTTTAGAAATTCAATTACAAACGTGATTTCAATGTATGATTAACGaacatttgaaataacaaaccctattttcttttttgattaACGAACCTCAGGAATAATGCCACGAATGTTCCGATCAACGAACCCTTTTCATTTCCGGACTTAAAAACATCTTATAATGACTAAATTCGCGTGTTTCGGTAAAAGAAACTTCGATGTAACGAACCATCGATATAACGAAATTCACACACAATAACTTACCTCTGTCATAAAGACTGCATCGATTGGTTGTCTTACGCCTTGGTGATGATAGGATAGGTATTCGTCTACCTTGGCACGGCGACAGAGATCGGCTGGATACCAATGATCGGGGAATGCTTTTGGGAACTTCGTCGTCAGGTATCGGAATATAGCAATTCTGAAGAGTTAATGATGATATAAAGATGGTTAATTTAGTTATGCAATTTATTCAATCTGGAgagaatttcatttatttgtcgtcggacaagttgtcagatatgacaaccttccttgatattgattggtcaagAATCACGGGAGTATGACTATTAGTATGGAAACTGTCGGATGAAACAGACTTGGTAAGATCCATGGGACGAGGCTATTTTCTTGAGAAGCCATGGGGAGTCTCGTAACTTGCCGGATGTTATATTCGACAATGTCTGTTTTAACTTACAGTCACGACAGTAACGAAGCTTCCCAGGCAATCAAACCCAGGAAAGTTCCTTCATTTGACAAATTGTCAAATCAGTTTAACAAAgtttataaaaatgataaagaactTACATATCAAGCATATCGACAAATATCGACATAAAAAAACGATACTGATGCTAGTTAAAATGTATGGTCAAACTGAGATCTTTTTCAACGTGCGTGTATACCTTTTGTAAAAGCATGGTTTGCGAAGACAGTGAAAGCAATGAAATATGACAATACAAATTTAGCGATTTAGATTACTCGTTAATTATGCATGTTTCCAGgtaatgttaaaataatgatatctcCTCAGTAGGAATTGCATTGAACACAACCTTCCTATCATTTTAACATCAATATTAAtggcttttaattatttttaatttcatattaaaacATAAAAGAGTTGACAAACTCACGCTTCCGAAAGGCAGAAATCGCCATCTTGCATTGCCGGTACTCGCATCATTGGATTAATGGCGGCAAACTCTGGTTTCTTCTGGTCTCCTGAAATTTTAAGTCAAACAATACACATTCTTCTGAATCTGAATTACAAGTGACGTTCTGAAACTGTTAGGCATGATGTAAATAGGATTTATTTTTAGAAGGATGCCATAGATCCGCGAGTAatttttacttttccattttcacTTGAAAAGTTAGATACTTATATCAGAGTATTATTCGCAAATGCGACTGTCTTTGAGCAACTGTTAACCTAAAAAGGTATATTCTTTAAGAAACACGTATTATGACAAATTTAAATGTaccactttcattttcattccagACACCTGTATAACAAGTATAGTAAAAGGTTTTCCTCATGAAGCTATAGATCACGGTTCAGCACACATTGAAATATTATTCTTATATCTATCTTCATTCTGA encodes the following:
- the LOC129276271 gene encoding glutathione S-transferase theta-1-like, giving the protein MVIKVYVDLGSQPCRSLVVFLKHSTIPHEIVEIDIGKGDQKKPEFAAINPMMRVPAMQDGDFCLSEAIAIFRYLTTKFPKAFPDHWYPADLCRRAKVDEYLSYHHQGVRQPIDAVFMTEVLTPMFTGQPVSPEKMKDEEKVMRNALADFERVFLAGKPFIIGGEVSFADIMFVSEMIQNTVSGRHVTEGNENLKAYVDRVTDKLNPIFNEVFDEIFKWREQYLSNKK